ATTTTTCAATTCCTCTTGTTTGTAATTTCCATCAGTTCCAATTGATGCACGACTGTCTTGCTATTGTAGATTTAGgtttatgttttctttttaattGTGAACAGGGTTTATATACCAAATTCTTCCAATTTAATCCTTACACCCCCATCCCAGCCTCGTGAGCTGAACCACATTTATATTACGTAAATTTGTGATTTTGTATAAGAGAAGACTGTGTATACGTGCTTAGGAAAGGATTTTGTCTAATTTCCGGTGCTTACCGAGGGTTGATTGCTAGGGACATACGATGTCCAAATTATGGTTTATGCTGTctataatatatacatacatatatatgtacatgTTTATGCATAAATTGGATCAACAAACGAGTGCCTACCATTATAACAACTACAGCTCATAGTAGCAATGCAACTTGGATTTTTAACATTATGTTTTCTGGAAAACTATTTTGGAGTAACTTTTTTTCTTAGTGCTATTATTGTGAGTTGAAGGTAGGGACAATGAATAAATTcattttgttttcattcaagTAAGAGATCCAACTTCGAGGAATTTGGAAAAACTTCCTGCTGTTGCATCGCTTTGAGTTAACCTTTCTTTGTTCCATGTACATTAGGTGGTGATTTAAGAGTTGATGGAGATGATGATTTTCACTATCCCTCTGGTACAATGCCTGTCGATGATAGTTTTCTATTGGAAGATGCATTAGAGACTCGGTTAGTGGATCTTGTTGGGGAAACTCAGTTGGTTGATCTTGCTGACGAGACTCAGGCGAGTTATCTACCTGGGGAAACACAGTTGATGGATGTTGCCTGGGACACTCAAGTTTTGAATGATTTTGGTTATGTTGATCATGCACCTACTCAGTTGCTCGATCAATCTGGTGAAACTCAAGTGTTGGATGATTTTTATTGTGTTGATGATATCCCTACTGAGTTGTTTAATGCAAAGAATAATGAAGATTCTGATGTTCGTGACAATGACAAAGCAGATAAAACCGAGGTCAGATGTGATACTAAGCAGTTATCTCCAGATGATTCCTTGAAGGGACATGGCAGGGATCTGGCCACACAGGTGAATACGGTGGATGCTACAGGTGACAGTGTTTGTGGAACACCATTTGATTGCTTCACTGCTGAAGAACATCATTCAGGTAATTTCTACTTTGATTGCCGGTTCATTTATTTATATCTTCTGGTCTCAGTCCGTAAGTATTTAATGtattatgttaatttttttcatgtcgTTTTATCATCTCAATTTACCtgtactttttattttgttagGACCGTGTCGAAACTCCCTTTCTGCCCCTTGTATTAAAACTAACTTTATGCTCTGGAATTTTCCTGTCCAGAAATCACAAGTTATTTTTCCCTCTTCATTGCTTGATGTATTTCTTACTCTTTTTCTTCAGTTCATTTTTAAGCTAACCATGTTTTGTCTTCCAACTTCTTGATGTATTATCGCTTATTTATGTATTACACATTCAAATAAACACGAAGGAGTCAATACAAACAGATATGCTCAATAATAGTGCAAGTTTTATCTTGTAACTTAATCCATTATGTATTTTAACAAACACATGGAAAGTAGAAAAGCTGTGTTGCTCTATGTACTTGTACAGTGAGCTTTCCGCATTCACAAAATTTTTGTCTTCATATTGTTTACTTGTATTTTTAATCCTTTATTCCTTTTCACTATTTgctttgatattttaaaattgtatttcGGTCCGTCGTTCTTTCTCCATCAGGGAAACAGCTGAATGAAATCCGGGCAAGATCTTGTCTGCCTTGTCCCCACTGCTTTGTTCTTTCCATTCAGTTAATTCTTCTAATTATTATAAACCTAAAGTGTATGCTTTTCTCTGGGGGTGGTGATCTTAAAGGCATGTCACAATTTTTCACTTTCTCTGATATGTGCAGATAAAAgctgttgtttttttttatcttggttACAATAACATGTTGTTTCAGGATCTTTTCGCAGAGATTTTACCTCAATTCGTGCTGCATCAGTTAGAGCCTCAGGTTTGGCCGCTCTTGCCCGAAGAGGTAGTGGTAATTTGTATTCCTTTAGTAGTGAAAAATCTTCTTTGGAACAATGGAGGTGTGAGCAAGAAGGTACATTTCTTAGTGGAGATTTGTTTAAGTTTGGCAGGAAGAACAATGAGGAATGTCTTTGGAATGGGAATGATGAAAGCAGTGAAAAACTAAGAGATCCAGTTAAACACATGGTTAGTAatactatgaggaaactttttgcCGAGGATAGGGTTGTTGAAGTTGGTCAGTCAGAGCTTAACAACCAGGCATATCCCAATCTTAACGCATCTGAGTTAGATGCATCTGAAAATCACTTGGCTGGGTTAAGCTATGTCAACTCTGAGGAACCTGGAGATTTATCACAAGCTAATGCACTTGAGGTTGTGGACAGGTTTCTTGAACTTAATGTCATGGAGCATGATCAAAGCAAATGCTACAGAATTCAGAATGCAGAAAAACCAAAGGTAATCAATGGAGTAAAAGGTTCTCTGGATTTGACAAAAAACTCTGTTCTCAAAAGCACTGGTGTAGAATACAGAGCTTATGATTGGGATGATACCCGCGAAGATGAAGGTGGGGGAGATTTTTTCCAGAAGAAAAAGGAACTCTTCTTTGACAAGGGGAATCCACAGGAGAGAACCTATTTGGAAACTAGGAAATCTGGTTGTGCTGACCTTATAAAATTCAAGACCCGTGGAGATCATGGAATGGAAAAGAAGCAAGCTTCCAATAAGAATAAGTTAGGAGACCCAACTTACCCAGATTCAGGGGTGATGTTGCATAGGAGGAGAAGAGCAAAAAGAAAATCAATCCATTGCAGAGATGAGGTGTTGCCCAAGAATCTTAAGGATTTGGATAATCAGTCAAACAGGGGATCCGGGCACAAGTCGACTGAAAATGATAGTAGCAGGGATATTTTAGACCTGAAAAATATAGGTCCTGATACTCAAATGGCTGCGGAAGCATTAGGAACTTTTTGTATTGAGTTGCAttcagtgaacactgataacgATGTTCCTGATGAAGGTGTTGGCACAATTAAAAAGGCATCTGCAGAAAATCATTGTGTTGGAGTTGTCACTAGACAAGCCAAACATGCGATGAGGACCAGCAGCAACATGGGTGATGTCTCTACTCTTTCATCTGGAAAACAAACTAAAAATATTAGGAAGCAGTGTGATGCGGAGCGGAGGAGAGCAGAACAAAGCAGGCTTACAGATGTCAATGATGATTTTGTCTTATACGGAAAGGAGTGCCCGAGCACCATACCTCCTAGAATGAAAGAGCAGAAGGTAGGAAGAGCTAGGAAAAGGAGCACCATTCAAGAGACTGATCGATATCAGAATGTGGAGTTGACGGGTCAAAAACCTGAAACCAAGCGTTGTTTGGTGGAGCAACTAAATTCTTCTGTGCCTGTGGCTCATCGAACTAGGAGAGGCAAAAAATTGGATGGCTCAAAGGCTCCAGGAAATGCATTGCATGCGAGGGAGGAGATAAATGATTTGATAAGTGCTCGTGTACTCAGAAAAAGTAGAACTGCCAATGATGAAAATGCTGAAATGGGTACCATGAATAGTGTTAGAAAGGCGAGATCAATTATGGTTAAGAAGTCAAATAAATGTGTTGGTATGGCCAGTTCGTCAGAACCAAAAGGATCTGTACTAGAGCTTCTAGATTTAAAAAGAACTCGACAAAAGACATTCTTAAATGAGGAAGAAGATGATGCACAATGTAATGCAAGTTTAAAACGATCAAGAGACAATGGAAGTACAAGGAATAATGTTGATCATAGAGGTTCTGATCATGGGAAGGTGATGACAAGTTTAAATGATGCAGTTGATTCCAGCACATCTATGCAATGTGATGGGATGAGTGGTGGGAAGATCTCAAAGTCTTCTAAAGGTGCAGAAACTGTTGACAGGCTAGATGCATCTCCAAGTGAAAGATTGGAAACATCCATTTCAACTTGTACTACACCTGCTACTTGTGAGACACCAATGAGCAATGTATCTCCTATCTGTATGGGGGATGAGTATCACAAGCAGTCTTGCAGGAAGAACCTGTCTAGACTGTCTCTTATAAAAGAAATTAATAGCTTAATGACCGACACATCAGTACCATTTAGTGAAATGAAAGACTTGAGAAAGAGGAAAGATTCTGCAAATATTAGAGTCTTGTTTAGCCAGCACCTAGATGTGGATGTTATCAAACAACAGAAAAAGGTATTTAGTAATTTGCAATTTGATTCCTTAATTCGTTCAAGTTGGTGGAAAACTTTTAGTTATTTGGTTACATTTTTCTGTCACAGGTTTTGGCTAGGCTGGGAGCTTCAGACACTTTTTCTATATCAGATGCTACACATTTTGTAGCTGATGAATTTGTCCGCACTAGAAATATGCTTGAAGCAATTGCTTTTGCAAAACCTGTAGTCACACACTTATGGCTTGAAAGCTGTGGACAAGCCAGCTGTTTTGTTAATGAGAAAAATTACATTCTCAGAGATGCAAGAAGAGAAAAAGAATTTGGCTTCAGTATGCCTGTTTCTCTGTCAAGAGCTAGTCAACATTCCCTTCTACAGGTATATATCTGATTGTCGCATAAAATGATATACACTAATTAACCATACGTACTTAAAATGATTTTGGTGGCAGGGTCAAAAAGTTTTTGTCACCCCAAATACAAAGCCTGGTAAAGACATTATAACAAACTTGGTCAAGGCAGTTCGTGGTTTGGTATGTGATCATTCTTGTGATTTTTCTTTTCCGATAATTTTCTGCTTAGTTGTTTCATTACGAGTGTTTTACATTCTCACTTCCTGTGCGTAGTTAGCGTTAGTTAACTTACCCCTGTATACTTCTTAGCAATTCTCGGGGTGGGTGTATCACTCCAAGGTGCTAGAAACCGAGCAATCAATTTCCATGACTACTGGTGGGTGGTTAAAGTATACATGTACCTCCTGACTAGATCTTAAAACTATTGCCAAGTATATGATTTTAAGCCTCTGGATTTATGTTAAAAGCTCCTCTTTGACTTCTTGATTTTAAGATCTCATAATTTAGCATGTCTCCTGTATTATTAATAGACTATCATTGATTATCGCATGAATGTGTTAGGATTTAATTTCAGTTGCATCCATGTCATGACAACACATTAAGAAATATTTGCTCTGTGTATTTTCGTTCAGTGTATAAGGTTTCATGCACCTTCTTTGACTTGTTACTTTTCTGCTAAGTGCAATGGCGAATGATGAGAGAATGCTCTGCATGAAACCGTTTTAGAATGGATTATGATACTTGGTGCATTTCTTACCAGGCGGTGGAGAGACTTGGAAGATCAGCATTGAAAGATGAAAAACTTCCAGACGATCTTTTGATTATATCTTGTGAAGAAGACTATGACATCTGTATAGCTTTTCTCGAGAAAGGTTTAAATACATACCTTCAATAACTATCGCTACTCAATGTGATGTATAGATGACCACTTAATAACCATTTATATGCAGGTGGCCCTGTTTACAGTTCAGAGTTACTACTGAATGGAATAGTTAAACAGAAGCTGGAATATGAAAGGTTTGTTTCTTTCCTGTTATTGCTGAATGCGCCATTATAATCTTGCTATTGTAGTAAACCACTTGGATTGGAACTGACCAGAGAATCCGACTTGTCACTTTACTAATGATTCATTTATTTCCGTTCAAATTTTCTGCTGCATTTAGTTGTATTCTTCTGATGATGGATGTTTTGTGACATGTTCTATCATGAAACGTGGTGACTGGCGAATGTTAATGTGTGAGACATGTGCTAAGTATTTAGTACACATGTGTAGCAGAGGTTATAACCAAGTATAGCAGAAATTTTAAGTTGCAGTTCTTGTTACTACTCTGCCAGAGATCTGTTTGTGtcttaatttttgtttatttctgTTGCAGGCATCGTCTTTTTGTAGATCAAGTCAAAAAGACTCGCTCCTCAATATGGGTGAGTAAGAGCAAACACAATCTTGTAACAAAACGCAGATGAGGCCCCTTTGTTTCATGCAACATAGCATCCTGCACATAGTTTTGGAAATGTTTTAGTGTGTACTAGTCAAGTATTTTTCCCTTTCTTAATACTATTGGTTTCCGTACGTGTTGTGTGCACACAACATAATACATTGTATAACGTATTTCATATgtgtaataaatatttatttgtgagataCATGGTTTAGCTATAACATTTtgtaaacttgtgtaaaacaatTAACTTAAAAAATGAAACACAAGATTAGACAGTATGATCTTTTATACTTGtagaataaatataatattctaATCTTGTCAAATAAATTCAGAGAAAATAAGTTTTTTGAACCAATGattcgtctttttttttttgttttgatctattgattttttaatatttgatttttggaCAATAACTTCTGAAAATCGGTTATTTTGTTCCATCTATCATATGGATGTTCAATTTTTGCCCAAAAAATGTTAATCAAGTGATGGATAAAGTTGATGTGGGAAACAAATTTGAAGATATCGTGATTTCCTAGTGAAATCAATAGTAACTTAAATTATGTCAtatcttcaaaaaaataataataattcaatcCCATATTTTTAATACCATCAAATCCAAGTCAAAAAAATCCCCAAATTTGGGCCTTATCAACTGTAAACCATCGCTTAATCAGTGTTTTCCGAATAAAACGGAACATCCTTGTCAAAATTGAACATCATGATCATGCTGGTATATTGATCAAAATAACCGATTTTGAGAAGTTATCGTATCaagatgaaaattttattagtCAGTGGACCAAAAAAAATGGACAAATTATTGAACCCAGATTTATTTTCTGTAATTACCGAGAAATCTATGTCAACAATAATGTTTCTATTAAAAGGATTGGCGATTTCAAAATCTTACAGCCTCGAATATAATCCAAACTCCAAAACTGAGATACTAGTCCACATAAC
This genomic window from Primulina huaijiensis isolate GDHJ02 chromosome 7, ASM1229523v2, whole genome shotgun sequence contains:
- the LOC140980573 gene encoding uncharacterized protein, which produces MGTLGGAENENHINSRKDGLDKYLSNEETQQVESQFSPGGDLRVDGDDDFHYPSGTMPVDDSFLLEDALETRLVDLVGETQLVDLADETQASYLPGETQLMDVAWDTQVLNDFGYVDHAPTQLLDQSGETQVLDDFYCVDDIPTELFNAKNNEDSDVRDNDKADKTEVRCDTKQLSPDDSLKGHGRDLATQVNTVDATGDSVCGTPFDCFTAEEHHSGSFRRDFTSIRAASVRASGLAALARRGSGNLYSFSSEKSSLEQWRCEQEGTFLSGDLFKFGRKNNEECLWNGNDESSEKLRDPVKHMVSNTMRKLFAEDRVVEVGQSELNNQAYPNLNASELDASENHLAGLSYVNSEEPGDLSQANALEVVDRFLELNVMEHDQSKCYRIQNAEKPKVINGVKGSLDLTKNSVLKSTGVEYRAYDWDDTREDEGGGDFFQKKKELFFDKGNPQERTYLETRKSGCADLIKFKTRGDHGMEKKQASNKNKLGDPTYPDSGVMLHRRRRAKRKSIHCRDEVLPKNLKDLDNQSNRGSGHKSTENDSSRDILDLKNIGPDTQMAAEALGTFCIELHSVNTDNDVPDEGVGTIKKASAENHCVGVVTRQAKHAMRTSSNMGDVSTLSSGKQTKNIRKQCDAERRRAEQSRLTDVNDDFVLYGKECPSTIPPRMKEQKVGRARKRSTIQETDRYQNVELTGQKPETKRCLVEQLNSSVPVAHRTRRGKKLDGSKAPGNALHAREEINDLISARVLRKSRTANDENAEMGTMNSVRKARSIMVKKSNKCVGMASSSEPKGSVLELLDLKRTRQKTFLNEEEDDAQCNASLKRSRDNGSTRNNVDHRGSDHGKVMTSLNDAVDSSTSMQCDGMSGGKISKSSKGAETVDRLDASPSERLETSISTCTTPATCETPMSNVSPICMGDEYHKQSCRKNLSRLSLIKEINSLMTDTSVPFSEMKDLRKRKDSANIRVLFSQHLDVDVIKQQKKVLARLGASDTFSISDATHFVADEFVRTRNMLEAIAFAKPVVTHLWLESCGQASCFVNEKNYILRDARREKEFGFSMPVSLSRASQHSLLQGQKVFVTPNTKPGKDIITNLVKAVRGLAVERLGRSALKDEKLPDDLLIISCEEDYDICIAFLEKGGPVYSSELLLNGIVKQKLEYERHRLFVDQVKKTRSSIWVSKSKHNLVTKRR